One segment of Mycolicibacterium baixiangningiae DNA contains the following:
- a CDS encoding TetR/AcrR family transcriptional regulator encodes MDADSSDVPGRRKRADAQRNVGALLEAARAVFAESGVDAPAKEITDRAGVGVGTLYRHFPRRSDLVAAVLQREIDACANAGPALADEYEPWVALTRWVDRFTEFIGTKQGLAAALHSGDPAFDALPAYFMQRVEPVVASLLDAASAAGDSRDDVTAHDLLHAVVLLCQPVPGQDLEFNRRMVGLFVEGLRQQ; translated from the coding sequence ATGGACGCGGACTCTTCGGATGTGCCTGGGCGGCGCAAGCGTGCCGATGCGCAGCGCAACGTCGGCGCCCTGCTCGAAGCGGCCAGAGCCGTGTTCGCCGAGTCCGGCGTGGACGCACCCGCCAAGGAGATCACCGACCGTGCCGGAGTCGGGGTGGGGACGCTGTATCGCCACTTTCCCCGCCGGTCCGATCTCGTCGCCGCCGTGCTGCAGCGCGAGATCGATGCCTGTGCCAACGCCGGGCCAGCGCTCGCCGACGAGTACGAACCGTGGGTGGCGCTCACCAGATGGGTGGACCGCTTCACCGAATTCATCGGCACCAAACAGGGTCTCGCCGCGGCGTTGCACTCCGGTGACCCCGCGTTCGACGCGCTGCCCGCCTACTTCATGCAGCGCGTCGAACCGGTTGTCGCATCCCTACTCGACGCCGCGAGCGCGGCCGGCGACAGCCGCGACGATGTCACCGCCCACGATCTCCTGCACGCGGTCGTGCTGCTGTGTCAGCCGGTGCCGGGGCAGGATCTTGAATTCAATCGACGGATGGTCGGCCTGTTCGTCGAGGGGCTGCGCCAACAGTGA
- a CDS encoding TRAP transporter small permease subunit: MTEDVTLPRPVTLVAQALSIVAGVLLLGLILLTIADVVSRNAGDRSIVGTVDIATMLLVAIAFLGLAAAEADGRHVAVELLESRLGVRTRLVLSVVRTLLLIGLGLLLTWGLSEVLVSSTARGETTNDILRLPTWPAKLVLLASFAVFFVVAVWKELLTFAALRTEPSGRNR; the protein is encoded by the coding sequence ATGACCGAGGACGTCACCCTTCCGCGGCCGGTGACGCTGGTCGCGCAGGCGCTGAGCATCGTCGCAGGAGTCCTGCTGTTGGGACTCATCCTGTTGACCATCGCGGATGTGGTGAGCCGCAACGCCGGTGACCGTTCGATCGTCGGAACCGTCGACATCGCCACGATGCTGCTCGTCGCCATCGCATTCCTGGGCCTGGCCGCCGCCGAGGCCGACGGCCGCCACGTCGCCGTCGAGCTGTTGGAGAGCCGCTTGGGGGTTCGCACGCGGCTGGTGTTGTCGGTTGTCCGCACGCTTCTCCTGATCGGGCTGGGCCTGCTGCTCACCTGGGGTCTGAGCGAGGTCCTGGTCAGCTCGACGGCTCGCGGTGAGACGACGAACGACATCCTCAGGCTGCCGACGTGGCCCGCGAAGTTGGTGCTGCTGGCCTCTTTCGCCGTCTTCTTCGTCGTCGCCGTGTGGAAGGAACTGCTCACCTTCGCCGCGCTTCGGACCGAGCCGAGTGGGAGAAACCGATGA
- a CDS encoding MlaE family ABC transporter permease: MGALATLGSAYPRVVSQVRKPVSLVGRLGDHILFYGRACAGIPHAAMNYRKEIIRLIAEISMGAGTLAMIGGTVVIVGFLTLAAGGTLAVQGYSSLGNIGIEALTGFLAAFINVRISAPVVAGIGLAATFGAGVTAQLGAMRINEEIDALETMGIRPIEYLVSTRIIAGMIAITPLYSVAVILSFLASQFTTTVIFGQSPGLYDHYFATFLNPIDLLWSFLQAILMALTVLFIHTYFGYFATGGPAGVGVAVGNAVRTSLVVVVAVTLLVSLSVYGANGNFNLSG; this comes from the coding sequence ATGGGGGCACTCGCCACGCTGGGATCCGCCTATCCCCGCGTCGTCAGTCAGGTCAGGAAGCCGGTCTCCCTGGTGGGGCGCCTCGGTGACCACATCCTGTTCTACGGCCGCGCGTGTGCCGGAATACCGCACGCCGCGATGAACTACCGCAAGGAGATCATTCGGCTGATCGCCGAGATCAGCATGGGCGCAGGAACATTGGCGATGATCGGCGGCACGGTGGTCATCGTCGGATTCCTCACCCTTGCCGCGGGCGGCACACTCGCGGTGCAGGGCTACAGCTCGCTGGGCAACATCGGGATCGAGGCGCTGACCGGATTCCTCGCCGCGTTCATCAACGTGCGGATCTCCGCACCCGTGGTGGCCGGCATCGGATTGGCCGCGACGTTCGGCGCGGGGGTCACCGCCCAGCTCGGCGCCATGCGCATCAACGAGGAGATCGACGCGCTGGAGACCATGGGCATCCGCCCGATCGAGTATCTGGTCAGCACGCGCATCATCGCCGGCATGATCGCGATCACCCCGCTGTACTCGGTGGCGGTGATCCTGTCCTTCCTGGCCAGTCAATTCACGACCACGGTGATCTTCGGTCAGTCCCCGGGGCTCTACGACCACTACTTCGCCACCTTCCTCAACCCGATCGACCTGCTGTGGTCGTTTCTGCAGGCGATCCTGATGGCGCTGACCGTGTTGTTCATCCACACGTACTTCGGCTACTTCGCGACCGGGGGCCCGGCCGGTGTCGGCGTGGCCGTCGGCAACGCGGTCCGCACCTCACTGGTCGTGGTCGTGGCGGTGACCCTGCTGGTCTCGCTGTCCGTCTACGGCGCCAACGGCAACTTCAACCTGTCGGGATAG
- a CDS encoding aldo/keto reductase: MQYRTLGRTGIKVSPYALGTLMLGASIGNPDHDDSVRIVYRALDAGINFVDTADAYSLPPHGGSEVVVGKALRGRRESVVLATKFSRPMGEDPNRQGASRRWIMTAVEESLRRLQTDYIDLYQVHRLDPDTDIEETLSALSDLVRSGKVRAIGTSNMPASDIVEAQWAAERQGLQRFRTEQPPYSLLNRGIESEVLPTAQRFGMGVVVWGPLGQGMLTGRARRGKESDLVRAGLFRAMSDECRLDAVEQLIPVAQDAGLPLVHLAMAFAITHPGVTSALIGPRTMEQLEDLLAGVDVTLSDDVLDRIDEIVPPGADIGTLDQAYVPPALQHLDLRRRRLHERGAA; encoded by the coding sequence ATGCAGTACCGCACCCTCGGCCGCACCGGGATCAAGGTCAGCCCCTATGCGCTCGGCACGCTGATGCTCGGCGCATCGATAGGAAACCCCGATCACGACGACTCGGTCCGCATCGTCTACCGCGCACTCGACGCGGGGATCAACTTTGTCGACACCGCTGACGCCTACTCGCTGCCGCCGCACGGGGGATCGGAGGTGGTGGTGGGCAAGGCGCTCAGGGGGCGACGTGAAAGTGTGGTGCTGGCAACGAAGTTCAGCCGTCCGATGGGTGAGGATCCCAACCGCCAGGGTGCGTCGCGCCGCTGGATCATGACCGCGGTCGAGGAATCGCTGCGCCGTCTGCAGACCGATTACATCGACCTCTACCAGGTCCACCGCCTCGATCCGGACACCGACATCGAGGAAACCCTGTCGGCCCTCTCGGACCTCGTCCGCAGCGGGAAGGTGCGCGCGATCGGGACGTCCAACATGCCTGCCTCCGACATCGTCGAGGCGCAGTGGGCGGCCGAACGACAAGGGCTGCAGCGGTTCCGCACCGAACAACCACCCTATTCGCTTCTCAACCGTGGCATCGAAAGCGAGGTGCTGCCCACCGCGCAGCGCTTCGGTATGGGCGTGGTGGTGTGGGGTCCGCTCGGCCAGGGCATGCTCACCGGTCGCGCCCGCAGAGGCAAGGAGTCCGATCTGGTCCGGGCGGGCCTCTTCAGGGCGATGAGTGACGAGTGCCGCCTCGACGCCGTTGAACAGCTCATCCCGGTAGCCCAGGACGCCGGATTACCGCTGGTGCACCTCGCGATGGCGTTCGCGATCACCCATCCCGGTGTCACCAGCGCGCTGATCGGGCCCCGCACCATGGAACAGCTCGAGGACCTGCTCGCCGGCGTCGACGTCACGCTGTCGGATGACGTCCTCGACCGGATCGACGAGATCGTCCCGCCCGGTGCCGATATCGGCACGCTCGACCAGGCGTACGTACCGCCTGCCCTGCAGCACCTCGACCTCCGGCGCAGGCGCCTCCACGAGCGCGGCGCGGCCTGA
- a CDS encoding TRAP transporter large permease translates to MTATTGVVLIVVLLLFFALLAIRLHVGLSLMASAFVGVLLLRGTGAGVSTVSNQPFSTAANYSLTIIPLFIVMGIFAVRAGLAQAGFDLASAALRRLPGGPALASLAGSGMFAAVTGSSVATVATMARVSTDAILRAGYGIRLAAGVVCAGGTLGVLIPPSIVLVLYGVVTEESIGQLLIAGIGPGLVTIAVYAVTIVSLVTWQRRRARAGGPRVDSEQGVNSTADSTAQPSESVEPGRLDIAGFLYLAVIFAVSIGTIYLGVATPTEAASFGALAALLILLLRTRPPTWLRELAEASKEAIGLTAMTFLLMVGAGVFTYVLALSGASTSLVSAVTEAELPPYLVLVLCLAILLPMGMFLDGISMILIAAPLLHPILIGYGFDGIWLGVIVVKVAEMALITPPVGMNAFVYSGAVREAGLGRVFRGIVPFIVADLVVVALLIAFPPLVTFLPSMSGAQ, encoded by the coding sequence ATGACCGCGACCACCGGCGTGGTACTGATCGTCGTACTGCTGCTGTTCTTCGCCCTCCTGGCTATCCGGCTGCACGTGGGCCTGTCGCTGATGGCCTCGGCCTTCGTCGGAGTGCTCCTGCTGCGTGGCACCGGCGCCGGGGTCAGCACAGTGTCCAACCAACCCTTCTCGACCGCGGCCAACTACTCGCTGACGATCATCCCGCTGTTCATCGTGATGGGGATCTTCGCCGTCCGAGCCGGGCTGGCCCAGGCCGGCTTCGACCTGGCCTCGGCGGCGTTGCGGCGACTCCCCGGCGGACCCGCACTCGCCTCACTGGCCGGGTCCGGCATGTTCGCCGCCGTCACAGGATCGAGCGTGGCCACGGTGGCCACCATGGCTCGCGTCTCCACCGACGCGATCCTGCGCGCCGGGTACGGCATCCGCCTCGCCGCCGGGGTGGTCTGCGCCGGAGGGACTCTCGGTGTTCTGATCCCACCCTCGATCGTTCTCGTCCTCTATGGAGTGGTCACCGAGGAGAGCATCGGCCAGCTGCTCATCGCCGGGATCGGCCCCGGGTTGGTCACCATCGCGGTCTACGCGGTCACCATCGTCTCGCTGGTCACGTGGCAGCGTCGGCGCGCACGCGCCGGCGGGCCGCGCGTGGACAGCGAACAGGGCGTGAACAGTACGGCGGACAGCACCGCTCAGCCCTCCGAGTCGGTGGAACCCGGCCGTCTCGACATCGCGGGGTTTCTCTACCTGGCGGTCATTTTCGCCGTCTCCATCGGCACCATCTATCTGGGGGTCGCGACCCCGACGGAAGCGGCCTCCTTCGGTGCGCTTGCGGCGCTGCTGATCCTGCTGCTGCGGACGCGGCCGCCGACGTGGCTCAGAGAGCTCGCCGAAGCGTCGAAGGAGGCGATCGGCCTCACCGCGATGACCTTCCTCCTGATGGTCGGCGCTGGAGTGTTCACCTACGTGCTGGCGCTGAGCGGGGCAAGCACGTCGCTGGTGAGCGCGGTGACCGAGGCGGAGCTGCCGCCGTATCTGGTGTTGGTGTTGTGCCTGGCCATTCTGCTGCCGATGGGCATGTTCCTCGACGGCATCTCGATGATCCTGATCGCTGCGCCGCTGCTGCACCCCATCCTGATCGGTTACGGATTCGACGGGATCTGGCTCGGCGTCATCGTCGTCAAGGTCGCTGAAATGGCGCTGATCACGCCGCCGGTCGGGATGAATGCGTTCGTGTACTCCGGTGCGGTGCGCGAGGCGGGGCTGGGCCGCGTCTTCCGCGGCATCGTCCCGTTCATCGTGGCCGATCTCGTCGTGGTGGCCCTGCTCATCGCCTTTCCCCCGCTCGTCACCTTCCTCCCGTCCATGTCGGGCGCCCAGTGA
- a CDS encoding C4-dicarboxylate TRAP transporter substrate-binding protein, with protein sequence MTPGARVLRRLRRCAAVCAVALSVTALSGCAGDDGTYVLHYTTYSSPTSDQSRTVQRWAEEVEERTNGGVRVKFHYSESLIGADESLQATLDGRADLAQVGSLYSASDLSMFTVIELPFETNNPQVQMTAIERLYEENETYRQDFDRQGVQLLFPLPLGINLIGVEEPAPTPKDLAGRSIRSGGLTSEALLAVGANPVAMTATDIYESMERGVIDGYTSLAIANLSTFGLSTSTPYLVDPGIGSYASSIVVVNSELMESMPPEFQDAIAEASGHAVANGLSEMDALGEEACGDLRSTGANLTTMPPGDVEAWKERAGIAEGWVDRYTERGYDAESVLADYRRIVREESARSRYADPFYACLEGVER encoded by the coding sequence ATGACCCCGGGTGCCCGTGTGCTGCGCCGGTTGCGCCGCTGCGCAGCAGTTTGCGCGGTGGCTCTGAGCGTGACCGCGCTGTCGGGCTGTGCGGGAGACGACGGAACCTACGTCCTGCACTACACGACGTACTCGTCGCCGACCTCGGACCAGTCCCGAACGGTTCAGCGGTGGGCCGAGGAGGTCGAGGAGCGCACCAACGGCGGCGTGCGGGTGAAATTCCACTACTCCGAGAGCCTCATTGGCGCGGACGAGTCGCTGCAGGCGACCCTCGACGGTCGAGCGGATCTGGCCCAGGTCGGCTCGCTCTACTCGGCATCGGATCTCTCGATGTTCACCGTGATCGAGTTGCCGTTCGAGACCAACAACCCCCAGGTCCAGATGACGGCCATCGAGCGGCTCTACGAGGAGAACGAGACCTACCGGCAAGACTTCGACCGGCAGGGCGTGCAACTCCTCTTTCCCCTGCCGCTCGGGATCAACCTCATCGGTGTGGAGGAGCCTGCCCCGACACCAAAGGATCTGGCGGGCCGCAGTATTCGGTCGGGTGGCCTCACCTCCGAGGCGCTGCTCGCGGTGGGCGCCAACCCGGTTGCGATGACCGCGACCGACATCTACGAGTCGATGGAGCGCGGCGTCATCGACGGATACACCTCGTTGGCGATCGCCAATCTGTCCACGTTCGGGTTGTCGACGAGTACGCCATACCTGGTTGACCCCGGCATCGGAAGCTACGCATCGTCGATCGTGGTGGTCAACTCCGAGCTGATGGAGTCGATGCCCCCGGAGTTCCAGGACGCGATCGCCGAGGCGTCCGGCCACGCCGTCGCCAATGGGTTGTCGGAGATGGACGCGCTCGGCGAGGAGGCCTGCGGCGACCTGCGCAGCACCGGCGCGAATCTGACCACGATGCCGCCCGGGGATGTCGAGGCGTGGAAGGAGCGCGCCGGGATCGCCGAGGGATGGGTCGACCGCTATACCGAGCGCGGCTACGACGCGGAAAGTGTGCTCGCCGACTACCGCCGGATCGTCCGTGAAGAGTCCGCGCGATCGCGCTATGCCGATCCCTTCTACGCGTGCCTCGAAGGAGTAGAACGATGA
- a CDS encoding MlaE family ABC transporter permease, with protein sequence MTLDAVRFAFRRPFQAREFLEQSWFVARVSLAPTLLVAIPFTVLVSFTLNILLRELGAADLSGAGAAFGAVTQVGPLVTVLIVAGAGATAMCADLGSRTIREEIEAMEVLGINPVQRLVTPRMLASGLVALLLNSLVVIIGILGGYAFSVFVQDVNPGAFAAGITLLTGIGEVIISCVKAALFGLIAGLVACYRGLTISGGGAKAVGNAVNETVVYAFMALFVINVVVTAIGIRMTTG encoded by the coding sequence ATGACCCTCGATGCCGTTCGGTTCGCGTTCCGTCGGCCGTTCCAGGCCAGAGAGTTCCTGGAGCAGTCATGGTTCGTCGCACGGGTCTCGCTGGCGCCCACGCTTCTGGTGGCGATCCCCTTCACGGTGCTCGTCAGCTTCACCCTCAACATCCTCCTGCGCGAACTCGGCGCCGCAGACCTCTCGGGCGCCGGCGCGGCGTTCGGCGCGGTCACCCAGGTGGGTCCCCTCGTGACGGTGCTGATCGTGGCCGGTGCGGGGGCGACCGCGATGTGCGCCGATCTCGGTTCGCGCACCATCCGCGAGGAGATCGAGGCTATGGAGGTGCTGGGCATCAATCCTGTTCAGCGCCTGGTGACTCCGCGGATGCTGGCATCGGGGCTGGTGGCGCTGTTGCTCAACAGCCTCGTGGTCATCATCGGCATACTCGGCGGCTACGCCTTCTCGGTGTTCGTGCAGGACGTCAACCCCGGTGCGTTCGCCGCGGGCATCACCCTCCTGACCGGCATCGGCGAGGTCATCATCTCCTGTGTGAAGGCCGCATTGTTCGGTCTGATCGCCGGACTGGTCGCGTGTTATCGCGGATTGACGATCAGCGGAGGTGGTGCGAAAGCCGTGGGCAACGCGGTCAATGAGACCGTCGTCTACGCCTTCATGGCGCTGTTCGTCATCAACGTGGTCGTGACCGCGATCGGTATCCGAATGACGACGGGCTAG